Proteins co-encoded in one Verrucomicrobiia bacterium genomic window:
- a CDS encoding DNRLRE domain-containing protein, with product MKKIGLTILAIVSLTIGNIWAGEIRQNVGDAAFVSKAEQTQQEIFKFDLPEIPEGSRIDFAGLILHVQRDSTRGDYLSFKLSPITSDWTASSIQGGQVLSVDETTPAYAVADVNRSDKIELDITQLAASWFKGEKTNRGFILATEFPEEQTKFAAKSNVGAKAELVIYYTGPEKK from the coding sequence ATGAAAAAGATAGGATTGACGATTTTAGCGATTGTTTCATTGACGATTGGAAATATCTGGGCTGGTGAAATACGGCAGAACGTTGGAGATGCGGCTTTCGTCTCAAAGGCCGAGCAAACCCAACAGGAAATCTTCAAGTTCGACCTGCCGGAAATACCGGAGGGGAGCCGGATTGACTTTGCGGGGCTGATTCTCCACGTTCAGCGGGATTCGACAAGGGGCGACTATCTTTCGTTCAAACTTTCGCCGATAACCAGCGACTGGACGGCCTCTTCAATTCAAGGCGGGCAGGTTTTATCCGTGGATGAAACTACACCCGCCTATGCCGTGGCGGATGTGAACCGGAGCGACAAAATCGAGTTGGATATCACGCAGTTGGCAGCCTCCTGGTTCAAGGGGGAAAAGACCAACCGGGGATTTATTCTGGCAACCGAGTTTCCGGAGGAACAGACCAAGTTTGCAGCCAAGTCGAACGTCGGTGCCAAAGCCGAGCTGGTCATCTACTACACCGGGCCGGAAAAGAAATAG
- a CDS encoding Crp/Fnr family transcriptional regulator — MKANEILCKVCGDDQGSIFSGLAGEHLERLEREKIVRHYGRGESVFYEGEEVAAIYQVCSGLLKLFKTGRRKEELVIRLLGPGDVTGYRALLAGEPYAATAEAGEPSTVCAISKETFLGLLRRSPELSLSLLSKMAREMRHSEDQMVAMAQESVRQRTARLLLFLHGGQVGKLEKYKPGEPVEVPLLHKEMAEMIGTTPETFSRTLHALARRGIIRVTKAKIFIENPAALETISPVSLT; from the coding sequence ATGAAAGCGAACGAGATTCTCTGCAAAGTTTGCGGCGACGACCAGGGTTCGATTTTCAGCGGTTTGGCGGGTGAACATCTCGAACGGCTGGAGCGGGAAAAAATCGTGCGTCACTACGGGCGGGGGGAATCGGTTTTCTACGAAGGGGAGGAGGTCGCCGCCATTTACCAGGTTTGTTCGGGGCTTTTGAAGCTTTTCAAAACCGGCCGCCGCAAAGAGGAGTTGGTCATCCGCCTTTTGGGGCCTGGAGATGTCACCGGTTACCGGGCGCTTTTGGCCGGCGAGCCGTACGCCGCCACGGCGGAGGCGGGCGAACCCTCCACGGTCTGCGCGATTTCCAAGGAGACGTTTTTGGGGCTTTTGCGCCGGTCGCCGGAACTTTCGCTTTCGCTTCTGTCCAAAATGGCCCGGGAGATGCGCCATTCGGAAGACCAGATGGTGGCAATGGCCCAGGAATCGGTGCGCCAGCGCACGGCCCGGCTGCTTCTGTTTCTGCACGGCGGGCAGGTCGGCAAACTGGAGAAATACAAGCCGGGGGAACCGGTCGAAGTCCCGCTGCTCCACAAGGAGATGGCCGAGATGATCGGCACCACGCCGGAGACCTTTTCCCGCACCCTTCATGCCTTGGCCCGCCGGGGAATCATCCGGGTCACCAAGGCAAAAATTTTCATCGAAAACCCGGCCGCCCTCGAAACGATTTCCCCCGTCAGCTTGACCTGA